The following proteins are co-located in the Streptococcus anginosus genome:
- a CDS encoding M24 family metallopeptidase yields MTKINQIISYLETEKADVAVVSDPVTINYLTGFYSDPHERQMFLFIFTNHEPLLFVPALEVERASAIVDFKVVGYIDSENPWEKIKAALPADSARKIAVEFDNLILTKYNGLRTVFEQAEFTNLTPCINRMRLIKSSDEIKKMFVAGEYADKAVKIGFDTISLDKTETDIIAQIDFGIKQLGYEMSFETMVLTGDNAANPHGIPGANKVENNALLLFDLGCMVNGYASDMTRTVAVGKPDQFKKDIYNLTLEAQRAALDFIKPGVTAHEVDRAAREVIEKAGYGDYFNHRLGHGIGMSVHEFPSIMEGNDMVIEEGMCFSVEPGIYIPGKVGVRIEDCGHVTKNGFEVFTSTSKDLLYFD; encoded by the coding sequence ATGACCAAAATAAATCAAATTATTTCTTATCTGGAAACAGAAAAAGCAGATGTTGCCGTAGTTTCTGATCCTGTCACGATTAATTATTTAACAGGATTTTATAGCGACCCTCATGAACGTCAGATGTTTCTTTTTATTTTCACAAATCATGAACCACTACTCTTTGTTCCTGCTCTTGAAGTAGAACGTGCTAGTGCGATTGTTGATTTTAAGGTTGTGGGCTATATTGACTCTGAAAATCCTTGGGAAAAAATCAAAGCAGCCTTGCCAGCGGACAGCGCCCGCAAAATTGCTGTTGAATTTGATAACTTGATTTTGACAAAATACAATGGATTGCGTACTGTTTTTGAACAAGCTGAATTTACAAACTTAACACCTTGTATCAATCGTATGCGTCTCATCAAATCATCCGATGAAATTAAGAAAATGTTTGTTGCTGGAGAATATGCAGATAAGGCTGTTAAGATTGGTTTTGATACTATTTCTCTCGATAAAACAGAAACAGATATTATTGCTCAAATTGACTTTGGTATCAAACAACTCGGCTATGAGATGAGCTTTGAGACTATGGTTTTGACAGGTGATAATGCTGCTAATCCGCATGGCATTCCGGGTGCAAACAAAGTCGAAAACAATGCCCTGCTTCTATTTGACCTTGGCTGTATGGTCAATGGTTATGCCAGCGATATGACACGGACAGTTGCTGTTGGAAAACCAGATCAGTTTAAAAAAGACATTTACAATCTAACGCTTGAAGCTCAACGGGCAGCTCTTGACTTCATCAAGCCCGGAGTAACAGCTCATGAAGTAGACCGCGCAGCACGCGAAGTCATCGAAAAAGCCGGTTATGGTGATTATTTCAATCATCGTCTGGGACATGGTATCGGTATGAGCGTACATGAATTTCCATCTATCATGGAAGGAAACGATATGGTTATCGAAGAAGGTATGTGCTTCTCTGTTGAGCCTGGAATTTATATTCCAGGAAAAGTTGGCGTTCGTATCGAAGACTGCGGTCATGTCACCAAAAATGGCTTTGAAGTCTTTACAAGTACAAGCAAAGATTTACTCTATTTTGATTAA
- a CDS encoding LTA synthase family protein: MKKIKIDYIYLAVIFFLFYILENYSLIRSDQGSLITRKVEFFSGILLESLYYFSILILGLCVFFCKFRKKFYFKLVLIHIIYCIFSYLVTISMNINNPNFNIWSFNKNHLLQYKALLPVLLILSISILSTFIYRMISPGKRGKKIIDVDKLTFLFSTNSLYENFFLSQFFLLFCINDSKITWVISNDGIFNQFGTVSYFFETSLAMVFVLFIIYLSIRGIEDIVNNRGTVYSSIVVSIFFGLFFNVLIQMSMGLGVGDYWGLYTLPGSTSFQIITIALLSLFIYFVLNRFLLASILLVTILSIFTYANFLKFSMRSEPILPSDLAWLLSPKVLLSFVSTNNIKYLVIVLLVGASLYIGLRKFLFKQNIFSSKRYQITSLTMIILACLFVHLIFSNKKDNKIVNGIPILSKINNNQDITWMGNTTHAHFKSLSFVWLNQLTTQNMQYPKGYNQEKIKSIEKKYKSLTNIMNQSRSEVIEKQTVIYVLSESFADPRRIDGVSVSENPIPNTEGIKNNVTSGLMKSDGYGGGTANMEFQTLTGLPFYNLSQSVSVIYTEVVPKMNKFPSISDQYNKSNKIAIHLESSTNYARNVIYEKLGFKYFITQDTKNIKYENEGYHPSDASTYQFVLDNMNDNGQFFSVISMQNHSPWAEQEPSELKASNDSFSSDVNDQLTNYTRLLYHTDVATKDFLDQLSKINKKITVVFYGDHLPGLYPQSAFKNNPESQYLTDYFVWSNYETPKLDYPIVNSSDFTALLLEQTNSKVSPYYALLTEVLHKASVDKKDLDAEGQQIAEDLKLIQYDMVAGKGYLSKDFFKVHSE, encoded by the coding sequence ATGAAAAAAATTAAAATTGATTATATCTATTTGGCAGTTATATTTTTTCTTTTTTATATTTTAGAAAATTATAGTTTGATAAGAAGTGATCAAGGAAGTTTAATTACTCGAAAAGTAGAATTTTTTTCTGGAATATTACTTGAAAGTTTATACTATTTTTCCATTTTGATATTGGGTCTTTGTGTATTCTTTTGTAAATTTCGTAAAAAATTTTATTTCAAATTAGTACTTATTCATATTATCTATTGTATATTCTCTTATCTTGTTACCATATCAATGAATATTAATAATCCAAACTTTAATATTTGGAGCTTTAACAAAAATCATTTACTGCAATATAAAGCTTTGCTTCCAGTTCTTTTAATTTTAAGTATTTCTATTTTAAGTACATTTATTTATAGGATGATAAGTCCAGGGAAGAGAGGCAAGAAAATAATTGATGTTGATAAACTTACATTTTTATTTTCTACTAATTCACTCTATGAGAATTTTTTCCTTTCTCAATTTTTCCTTTTATTTTGTATTAATGATAGTAAAATAACTTGGGTTATTTCAAATGATGGAATCTTTAATCAGTTTGGAACGGTTTCTTATTTTTTTGAAACATCGTTAGCTATGGTTTTTGTTCTTTTTATCATATATTTGAGTATTCGTGGTATTGAAGATATTGTAAACAATAGAGGGACAGTTTATTCATCAATTGTGGTTAGTATTTTCTTTGGCTTGTTTTTTAATGTACTTATACAAATGAGTATGGGATTGGGTGTTGGTGATTATTGGGGACTTTATACGTTGCCGGGTTCGACTAGTTTTCAAATTATAACAATAGCATTACTATCTTTATTTATTTATTTTGTACTCAATAGATTTTTACTAGCTAGCATATTATTAGTTACTATACTTTCAATTTTTACTTATGCTAATTTTTTGAAATTTAGTATGCGAAGCGAACCAATTTTACCGAGTGATTTAGCTTGGTTGTTATCGCCTAAAGTGCTTTTATCTTTTGTTAGCACAAATAACATAAAATATCTTGTAATTGTATTATTAGTAGGAGCAAGTCTTTATATTGGCTTGAGAAAATTTCTTTTTAAACAAAATATTTTTTCATCAAAAAGATATCAAATAACATCATTGACTATGATTATTTTAGCATGCTTGTTTGTTCATTTAATATTCTCAAATAAAAAAGATAATAAAATTGTAAATGGTATTCCAATTTTATCTAAAATTAATAATAATCAAGATATTACATGGATGGGAAATACGACTCATGCTCATTTTAAATCTCTAAGTTTTGTTTGGCTTAATCAGCTTACAACCCAAAATATGCAATATCCCAAAGGATATAATCAAGAAAAAATTAAAAGTATTGAAAAAAAATACAAGTCTTTGACTAATATCATGAATCAATCTCGTAGTGAGGTTATTGAAAAGCAAACAGTAATTTATGTTTTAAGTGAAAGTTTTGCCGACCCTAGGCGCATAGATGGTGTATCTGTTAGTGAAAATCCGATTCCAAATACTGAAGGAATTAAAAATAACGTAACTAGTGGTCTCATGAAATCGGATGGCTATGGTGGTGGAACAGCAAATATGGAGTTTCAGACCTTAACAGGTTTGCCTTTTTATAATCTCTCTCAAAGTGTATCTGTAATCTATACTGAAGTTGTTCCAAAAATGAATAAATTTCCTTCGATTAGTGATCAATATAATAAAAGTAATAAAATTGCTATCCATTTAGAAAGCTCAACAAATTATGCACGTAATGTTATTTATGAAAAATTAGGTTTTAAATATTTTATTACACAAGATACCAAAAACATTAAATATGAAAATGAAGGTTATCATCCTAGTGATGCCTCAACTTATCAATTTGTTTTAGATAATATGAATGATAACGGCCAATTCTTTTCTGTTATTTCAATGCAAAATCATTCGCCATGGGCTGAACAAGAACCGAGTGAATTAAAGGCAAGCAACGATAGTTTCTCTAGTGATGTAAACGATCAATTAACTAACTATACTCGTTTATTATACCACACAGATGTAGCCACAAAGGATTTTCTTGATCAACTTTCAAAAATAAATAAAAAAATTACAGTTGTTTTTTATGGAGATCATTTACCAGGGCTTTATCCACAGTCAGCTTTCAAAAATAATCCAGAGAGTCAATATTTAACAGACTATTTTGTGTGGAGTAATTATGAAACACCTAAATTGGACTATCCGATTGTAAATTCAAGTGACTTCACAGCTCTATTGTTAGAACAAACCAATTCAAAAGTATCACCTTATTATGCTTTATTAACAGAAGTTTTGCATAAGGCAAGTGTTGATAAAAAAGATTTGGATGCAGAAGGGCAGCAAATTGCAGAAGACCTGAAGTTGATTCAGTATGATATGGTGGCAGGTAAAGGCTATTTGTCAAAAGATTTTTTTAAAGTACATAGTGAATAA
- a CDS encoding rhamnan synthesis F family protein: MKRLLLYVHFNKYNRVSSHVYYQLKQMQPLFSKVVFISNSQVSERDYQNLVDLHLIDNFIQRENVGFDFAAWRDGMTHVGFDDITTYDVVTIMNDTCFGPLWDIKDYYLNYEANDQVDFWGLTNNRRTKKSRQTQGFPEHIQSYFITFKKPVIASSVFRNFWENVKNHTDVQEVINDYETKVTTTFLAAGFRYQTVFDTVNEDTTGMLHPDFSYYNPTAILNHKVPFIKVKAIDNNQHIAPYLLEEIAKKSDYPVDLIVSHMSEINFPDFKYLLARKYIQTTAPTSLSNKKIGVHLHVFYVDLLEDFLKAFENFHFAYDLFITTDNDTKKLEIEAILNQNHKNAHIFVTGNIGRDVLPMLKLKKYLSTYDYIGHFHTKKSKEADFWAGESWRNELIDMLIKPADNILANFENDKLGLVISDIPTFFRYNKIVDAWNEHLIAPEMNDLWYKMKMTKPIDFNTFHTFVMSYGTFIWFKYDALKPLFDLDLTDKDVPIEPLPQNSILHAIERLIVYVAWNEHYDFRISKNKIEITPFVDNKLYNERGDSVPHTYVDFTYMGGIKGAFKYIFIGPARAIKYIIKRILNKKN; encoded by the coding sequence ATGAAGCGTCTGCTTTTATACGTGCATTTTAATAAATATAATCGTGTGAGTTCGCATGTTTATTATCAACTGAAACAAATGCAACCACTGTTTTCAAAGGTTGTTTTTATCTCAAATAGCCAAGTTAGCGAGCGTGATTATCAGAATTTAGTTGATTTGCATTTGATAGATAATTTTATTCAACGTGAAAATGTCGGTTTTGATTTTGCAGCTTGGCGTGATGGCATGACTCATGTCGGCTTTGATGATATTACAACCTATGATGTTGTTACTATCATGAATGATACTTGTTTTGGTCCTCTTTGGGATATCAAAGATTATTATCTCAATTATGAAGCCAACGACCAAGTTGATTTCTGGGGCTTGACCAATAATCGTAGGACAAAAAAATCTCGTCAGACGCAGGGCTTTCCTGAGCATATCCAAAGTTACTTTATCACTTTTAAAAAACCAGTTATTGCATCTTCGGTTTTTAGAAATTTTTGGGAAAATGTGAAAAATCATACAGATGTCCAAGAAGTTATCAATGATTATGAAACCAAGGTAACAACGACCTTTTTGGCTGCTGGTTTCCGCTACCAGACGGTCTTTGATACAGTTAATGAAGATACAACAGGCATGCTTCATCCTGACTTTTCTTACTATAATCCAACGGCTATTTTAAATCACAAGGTTCCTTTCATAAAGGTTAAAGCGATTGATAATAATCAGCACATAGCCCCCTATCTCTTGGAAGAAATTGCTAAAAAGTCAGATTATCCAGTGGATTTGATTGTTTCACATATGTCTGAAATTAATTTCCCTGATTTTAAGTACCTTTTAGCACGCAAATATATTCAGACAACGGCCCCTACTTCTTTGTCAAACAAGAAAATTGGAGTGCATCTGCATGTCTTTTATGTTGATTTGTTAGAAGATTTCCTAAAAGCATTTGAAAACTTCCATTTTGCTTATGATTTATTCATTACGACTGATAATGATACTAAGAAATTAGAAATTGAAGCAATTTTAAATCAGAATCATAAAAATGCTCATATTTTTGTGACAGGTAACATTGGTCGTGATGTTTTACCAATGTTGAAATTGAAAAAATATCTGTCAACTTATGATTATATTGGACATTTTCATACAAAGAAATCTAAGGAAGCTGATTTCTGGGCAGGCGAATCTTGGCGTAACGAATTAATTGATATGTTAATCAAACCTGCTGATAATATCCTTGCTAATTTTGAAAATGATAAGCTAGGCCTTGTTATTTCAGATATTCCAACCTTTTTCAGGTATAATAAAATTGTAGACGCATGGAATGAACACTTAATCGCTCCTGAAATGAATGATTTATGGTACAAAATGAAGATGACTAAGCCAATTGATTTTAATACTTTTCATACTTTTGTTATGAGTTATGGAACTTTTATTTGGTTTAAGTATGATGCATTGAAACCATTATTTGATTTAGATTTGACAGATAAAGATGTTCCTATTGAACCATTACCTCAAAATTCAATTTTACATGCTATCGAAAGATTAATAGTTTATGTTGCATGGAATGAACATTATGATTTTAGAATTTCTAAAAATAAAATTGAAATAACACCTTTTGTCGATAATAAATTATACAATGAACGTGGCGATAGCGTACCACACACTTATGTGGATTTTACATACATGGGTGGCATAAAAGGAGCCTTCAAATATATCTTTATTGGACCAGCCAGAGCGATTAAATATATTATTAAAAGAATTCTAAATAAAAAGAATTGA
- a CDS encoding glycosyltransferase family 2 protein gives MPKVSVICTNYNKGKWIADAIDSFLRQKTNFEFEIILVDDCSTDESVDIIRNYGQRYPDKIRTFFNSENQGIAKTWVAICKEARGQYIARCDGDDYWIDDEKLQKQVDLLETTPNSKWSNTEFDIVDSFGRTTQADVFKNQVIPLLTSYEEMLVLKGMTMASTWLVDTDLMREVNDLIDVNTADDTFNIQLELFRRTTLSFLPDSTTVYRMDPESDSRTQDDAKLQRRFERLLQTQLEYLEKYPCDYQRALELLLKQDNRFEIALSQKSNLVSQVDKQYVTIYFSGDDEEFSQERVLEIPMKYQDSFSFDLPEDTVRLRIDLSEIESFYKRVSLVANDYQTEILPSLTNGKLVGDYVFFNQPDPQLIYDISKIRKKDFTLNYSMFNVDNITSNDFVAKLLANDLFKVSQELKELSSYKIQFEIVNQERLHYKRALEEMVVRYDSVTHSRRWMIPTKIINFFRRRK, from the coding sequence ATGCCAAAAGTATCTGTTATTTGTACAAATTACAATAAGGGAAAGTGGATAGCAGATGCTATTGATAGTTTTTTGCGCCAAAAAACCAATTTTGAATTTGAAATTATTCTGGTTGACGATTGTTCTACAGATGAGTCAGTTGATATTATCCGCAATTATGGACAGCGCTATCCTGATAAAATTCGTACTTTTTTCAATTCTGAAAATCAAGGGATTGCCAAAACTTGGGTTGCTATTTGTAAGGAAGCTCGCGGTCAGTATATTGCCCGTTGTGATGGGGATGATTACTGGATAGACGATGAGAAGTTACAAAAACAGGTTGACTTGTTGGAAACTACACCAAATTCTAAATGGTCTAATACAGAGTTTGATATAGTGGATTCCTTTGGTAGAACAACACAGGCAGATGTCTTTAAAAACCAAGTTATTCCACTATTGACTTCTTACGAAGAGATGCTTGTCTTGAAGGGAATGACCATGGCTTCAACTTGGCTGGTTGACACTGATCTGATGCGAGAAGTTAATGACCTCATTGATGTTAACACTGCGGACGATACTTTTAACATCCAACTAGAATTATTTCGACGAACGACATTGAGTTTTTTGCCAGATTCGACTACGGTCTATCGAATGGATCCAGAGTCGGATTCACGTACTCAGGATGATGCCAAGCTTCAACGGCGTTTTGAGCGTTTATTACAAACACAGTTGGAATATTTAGAAAAATATCCTTGCGACTACCAGCGTGCGCTTGAGCTATTACTTAAACAAGATAATCGTTTTGAAATTGCTCTGTCTCAGAAAAGTAATCTGGTATCACAGGTTGATAAGCAGTATGTGACGATTTATTTTTCAGGTGATGATGAAGAGTTTAGCCAAGAGCGAGTGCTGGAAATCCCTATGAAGTATCAGGATAGTTTTTCATTTGATTTGCCAGAAGATACAGTGCGGTTGCGAATTGACCTTTCTGAAATTGAAAGCTTTTATAAACGTGTTTCCTTGGTTGCTAATGATTATCAAACAGAAATCCTTCCAAGTTTAACTAATGGCAAGTTAGTTGGTGACTATGTCTTTTTCAATCAACCTGATCCACAATTGATTTATGATATTTCGAAAATTAGAAAGAAAGATTTTACATTAAACTATTCAATGTTTAATGTAGATAATATTACTTCAAATGACTTTGTGGCAAAACTTCTGGCTAATGATCTTTTTAAAGTATCACAAGAACTAAAAGAACTTAGTTCTTATAAAATTCAGTTTGAAATAGTTAACCAAGAGCGTCTGCACTACAAGCGAGCTCTGGAAGAAATGGTTGTTCGCTACGATTCGGTTACCCATTCACGTCGTTGGATGATTCCAACAAAAATTATCAACTTTTTTAGGAGAAGAAAATGA
- a CDS encoding ABC transporter ATP-binding protein, producing MSDKKIAVKVDHVSKYFKLPTEATNSLRTTLVNRFRGIKGYKEQHVLKDINFEVEEGDFFGIVGRNGSGKSTLLKIISQIYVPEKGKVTVNGKMVSFIELGVGFNPELTGRENVYMNGALLGFSTNEIDNMYDGIVEFAELEEFMNQKLKNYSSGMQVRLAFSVAIKAQGDVLILDEVLAVGDEAFQRKCNDYFMERKKSGKTTILVTHDMGAVKKYCNRAVLIEDGLVKAYGEPFNVANQYSYDNTEQVIEDSETDDKMEEKAVQVENVNVELHSPTRMTPKEKVSFTVSYDVLEDVQTYIALSLTDIDRNIWIYNDNSMNFPTSGAGHKQVTYECLLPNVNDLKMKLEVTVRDKAGQMLGFADSIQTPIIWINRDDIAPDDKSALDSASGLIQRNGNWIFND from the coding sequence ATGTCAGATAAAAAAATTGCAGTAAAAGTTGATCATGTTAGCAAATATTTTAAACTACCTACAGAAGCAACCAATAGTCTTCGTACAACCTTAGTGAATCGCTTCAGGGGCATTAAGGGGTATAAAGAGCAGCATGTTTTAAAAGATATCAACTTTGAAGTTGAAGAAGGTGACTTCTTTGGGATTGTTGGTCGTAACGGTTCTGGGAAATCAACACTTTTGAAAATTATTTCTCAGATTTATGTTCCTGAAAAGGGCAAAGTCACGGTAAACGGGAAAATGGTTTCCTTTATTGAACTTGGTGTCGGCTTTAACCCAGAATTAACTGGACGTGAAAATGTTTATATGAATGGTGCACTTCTTGGTTTTAGTACTAATGAAATTGATAATATGTATGACGGTATTGTTGAATTTGCAGAACTCGAAGAATTCATGAACCAAAAATTAAAAAACTACTCCAGCGGTATGCAGGTCCGCTTAGCTTTTTCTGTTGCTATCAAGGCACAAGGTGATGTCCTGATTTTGGATGAGGTATTGGCAGTAGGTGATGAAGCTTTCCAACGCAAGTGTAATGATTACTTCATGGAACGTAAAAAATCAGGCAAGACGACCATTCTGGTCACTCATGATATGGGTGCAGTTAAGAAGTATTGTAACCGTGCGGTGCTTATTGAAGACGGTTTAGTTAAAGCCTACGGGGAACCCTTTAATGTTGCCAATCAATACAGTTACGACAATACTGAACAAGTCATTGAAGACTCTGAAACTGATGATAAGATGGAAGAAAAGGCGGTTCAAGTTGAAAATGTTAATGTTGAGCTTCACTCTCCAACTCGTATGACACCAAAAGAGAAAGTATCTTTCACCGTTTCTTATGATGTTCTTGAAGACGTTCAAACCTACATTGCTCTGTCTTTAACTGACATTGACCGCAATATTTGGATTTATAATGATAATTCAATGAATTTTCCAACATCTGGAGCAGGGCACAAGCAGGTAACTTATGAGTGTTTGTTGCCAAATGTTAACGATTTGAAAATGAAATTAGAGGTTACTGTGCGTGATAAAGCAGGACAAATGCTTGGTTTTGCTGATAGTATACAGACACCGATTATTTGGATTAACCGTGATGATATTGCGCCAGATGACAAATCTGCCTTGGATTCTGCTAGTGGTTTAATTCAGCGAAATGGAAATTGGATCTTTAATGATTAA
- a CDS encoding ABC transporter permease, whose product MDLFSRKNMILLREMIKTDFKLRYQGSLIGYLWSILKPLLMFTIMYFVFIRFLRLGGNVPHFAVALLLANVIWSFFSEATSMGMVSIVTRGDLLRKLNFSKHIVVISAVAGAAINFSINLIVVLIFALANGVRFTISALWLLPLFVELFLIASGLAFILATLFVRFRDLSQIWEVMLQAGLYATPIIYPISFIADKNPTAAKLVMMNPLAQIIQDMRYFLIDKANTPIWQMINNKFIVAIPYLLPFLIFIVGFLIFNKNAKKFAEIL is encoded by the coding sequence ATGGACTTATTTAGTCGAAAAAATATGATTCTCTTACGCGAGATGATTAAAACAGATTTTAAATTACGGTATCAAGGGAGCTTGATTGGCTATCTTTGGTCAATTTTAAAGCCCCTTCTAATGTTTACAATTATGTATTTTGTTTTTATTAGATTTCTTCGTTTAGGTGGGAATGTACCTCATTTTGCAGTAGCTCTTCTTTTAGCTAATGTTATCTGGTCTTTTTTTTCAGAAGCGACTTCAATGGGCATGGTTTCAATTGTTACCCGTGGAGATTTACTTCGTAAGCTGAACTTTTCTAAACATATTGTTGTCATTTCAGCAGTAGCAGGGGCAGCCATCAATTTTTCAATTAACCTTATAGTTGTTTTGATTTTTGCGCTTGCTAACGGGGTTCGCTTTACCATTTCTGCTTTATGGCTTCTTCCGTTATTTGTAGAATTATTTCTCATTGCAAGTGGTTTAGCCTTTATCTTAGCGACTCTTTTTGTTCGTTTTCGTGATTTATCTCAAATTTGGGAAGTCATGTTACAAGCTGGATTATATGCAACCCCCATTATTTATCCAATTAGTTTTATTGCAGATAAAAATCCTACGGCTGCAAAGCTTGTCATGATGAATCCATTAGCTCAAATTATTCAGGATATGCGCTATTTTCTGATTGATAAGGCAAATACTCCTATTTGGCAAATGATAAATAATAAGTTTATTGTAGCTATTCCATATTTATTGCCATTTCTTATCTTTATAGTTGGCTTTTTGATATTTAATAAAAATGCTAAAAAATTTGCGGAGATTTTATAA
- a CDS encoding glycosyltransferase family 2 protein produces MKVTILMSTYNGERFLAEQIESIRQQTHTDWQLLIRDDGSKDRTREIIQDFCQKDNRIHFVNPDSVENLGVIKSFFYLLKYQESDIYFFSDQDDVWLPEKVEMQLKEAIKHDDSQPLLVYTDLKVVDQELNVVHESMIRTQSDHANTELLQELTENTVTGGVSMINQALADLWTGQEAHDLLMHDWYLALLAAAFGHLVYIDQPSELYRQHSNNVLGARTLRKRMQNWIRPHILFAKYWKLIQDSQEQARNLLALPLATQNKELIENFVTIMEVPFMERLRRLQKYGYRKNRAFHTFVFTTLILTKFAYKE; encoded by the coding sequence ATGAAAGTGACTATTCTCATGTCCACCTACAATGGTGAACGGTTTTTAGCAGAACAAATTGAAAGTATTCGGCAGCAGACCCATACAGACTGGCAGCTGTTAATCCGAGATGATGGTTCTAAAGACAGGACGCGTGAGATTATTCAAGATTTTTGTCAAAAAGATAATCGCATTCATTTTGTGAATCCTGATAGCGTTGAAAATCTTGGTGTTATCAAAAGTTTCTTTTATCTTTTGAAATATCAAGAGTCAGATATTTACTTTTTTAGCGATCAAGATGATGTCTGGCTACCTGAGAAAGTAGAAATGCAGCTAAAAGAAGCGATTAAGCATGATGACAGTCAGCCTTTACTGGTGTATACGGATTTAAAAGTTGTAGATCAAGAGTTAAATGTCGTACATGAAAGTATGATTCGTACACAGTCTGACCATGCAAACACGGAACTGCTCCAAGAATTAACAGAAAATACTGTTACAGGCGGCGTTTCGATGATTAACCAAGCTCTGGCTGACTTATGGACAGGCCAAGAAGCTCATGATCTTCTCATGCATGACTGGTATTTGGCTTTGTTGGCAGCAGCTTTTGGTCATTTAGTCTATATAGACCAACCAAGTGAATTATATCGGCAACATTCCAATAATGTTTTAGGTGCAAGAACCCTCAGAAAAAGAATGCAGAATTGGATTCGCCCGCATATTCTCTTCGCAAAATATTGGAAATTGATTCAAGATAGCCAAGAACAAGCAAGGAATTTATTAGCTTTGCCTTTGGCTACTCAAAATAAAGAACTGATTGAAAATTTTGTGACAATCATGGAAGTCCCGTTTATGGAACGCTTGCGTCGTCTTCAAAAATATGGTTATCGAAAGAATCGTGCCTTCCACACTTTTGTCTTTACAACACTCATTCTTACAAAATTTGCTTATAAGGAGTAA
- the cps2T gene encoding beta 1-4 rhamnosyltransferase Cps2T → MKHVFIIGSRGLPAKYGGFETFVEKLVENRISPQIQYHVACLSDDEAYHHFDYKGVDCFTIKAPKLGPARVIAYDMMAINYSLKLVNNHKIAQPIFYILGNTIGAFIAPFARKIHHAGGIFYINPDGLEWKRAKWSKPVQKYLKYSEKVMAKHADLVISDNQGIESYIQKAYPWAKTTFIAYGTDLRLSSLTAQDEKVRHFFDTWASKEKDYYLIVGRFVPENNYEIIIHEFMKSQTQRDLLIVCNHQGNAYFEELRQKTNFDQDERIKFVGTVYDQDLLKYIRNQAFAYIHGHEVGGTNPGLLEALAQTDLNLVLGVDFNKQVARETALYWDKKEGSLVDLLHQVDKQSDFSDLGQAAKENMKEHYTWEKIVGEYEGLFLS, encoded by the coding sequence ATGAAACATGTATTCATCATCGGAAGTCGTGGCCTTCCTGCTAAATATGGTGGGTTTGAAACCTTTGTTGAGAAATTAGTGGAGAACCGTATATCTCCTCAAATCCAATACCATGTAGCTTGTTTATCAGATGATGAAGCCTATCATCATTTTGATTACAAAGGCGTAGATTGTTTTACGATTAAAGCACCAAAACTTGGTCCAGCTCGTGTTATTGCTTATGATATGATGGCAATTAACTATTCTTTGAAGTTAGTGAACAATCACAAAATTGCTCAACCGATTTTCTATATTCTAGGAAATACAATCGGCGCTTTTATCGCACCTTTTGCTCGAAAAATTCACCATGCTGGTGGTATCTTTTATATCAATCCTGATGGACTTGAGTGGAAACGTGCTAAGTGGTCTAAGCCCGTTCAAAAGTACCTCAAATATTCTGAGAAAGTGATGGCTAAGCATGCAGATTTGGTGATTTCGGACAATCAAGGAATTGAAAGCTATATCCAGAAAGCTTATCCGTGGGCTAAAACCACCTTTATTGCCTATGGGACCGATTTGCGCTTGTCATCTTTAACTGCTCAGGATGAAAAAGTTCGACACTTTTTTGACACGTGGGCAAGTAAGGAAAAAGATTATTATTTGATTGTTGGGCGTTTTGTTCCAGAAAATAACTATGAAATCATCATTCACGAGTTTATGAAGTCACAGACGCAGCGAGACTTGCTGATTGTCTGCAATCATCAAGGTAATGCTTATTTTGAAGAACTACGACAAAAAACAAATTTTGACCAAGATGAGCGGATTAAGTTTGTCGGTACTGTTTATGATCAAGATTTATTGAAGTATATTCGCAATCAAGCGTTTGCTTATATCCATGGTCATGAGGTCGGCGGCACCAATCCTGGACTGCTAGAGGCACTAGCTCAGACAGATTTGAATTTGGTCTTGGGTGTTGACTTCAACAAACAGGTGGCGAGAGAGACAGCCCTCTATTGGGATAAGAAAGAAGGCAGCCTAGTTGATCTCCTTCATCAGGTAGATAAACAGTCCGACTTTTCAGACCTAGGTCAAGCTGCGAAAGAAAACATGAAAGAACACTACACTTGGGAAAAAATTGTGGGTGAATACGAGGGATTATTTTTATCATGA